Within Acidimicrobiales bacterium, the genomic segment CCGGACGTCCCGGGCAGGGCCGCGGCGGCGGCCGGCGCCGCGCCAGCCCCCGCAACCGACCCCGGCGCGGCGGTCGCCCCGGCGCCGTCGAGGGATGCCCCGCCGGCGGTGCTTCCGGCCGCGGACCCGGTTTCCGACACCGGACCGCTGGCCGAGCTCCCCGGGGTGGCGCCGGCCGCCTGGACGCCGGTGGCGGCCACTGCGCCGCCGCCCTGCGATCCTGTCGGCACCGCCACCCAGGCCAGCACCGCCACCAGGACCACGCCGGCAATGCCCACGCCGACCTTCTCGGGTGTCGGGCCCCGGCGGAGCCACAGCCTGAATTGCAGGAACGGACTCATGTCTGCCTCCCCAGAGCAGCGCGCTTGGCCGGGGCCCGAGGCGCCGTGCTGCGGCGCGTTGCGGCAGCCTTCCCGTTGCGCCGCGGACCGCCGGCCCGTCCGGACCGGTGGATGGCGGCCTCGTCGGTGCCGAGGTAGCTGGCGATCACCTTGGCGTCTGACCGGACCTCGTCGGGCGTGCCCTCGGCTATCACCGCCCCGGACTCCATGGCGTACACGCGGTCACAGAGGCTCATCAGCAGCGGCATGTCGTGCTCGACAATGAGAATGGCGCAGTCGAGCTCGTCCTGGATCCGGCGCACCAGGGGACCGAACGCCTCGGCCTCTCGTTGGGCCACTCCGGCCGTTGGCTCGTCGAGCAGCAGGAGCTTGGGTCCCGACGCCACCTGGGCCGCCAGGTCGCAGATCCGCCGCGTACCGGTCGACAGCTCGGACGTGAGGGCGTCCCGGTAGCCGTCCAGTCCCAATCGGGTGAGGACGGCCCCGGCCTCGGTCCTGGTGAGCGCCTCAGTGCGCCGGACCCATGGGGCGCGCACCGCGGCGGAGATGAACCCGACCCGGTTCTTGGAAGCCAGCGCCAGCTGCACCGTCTCGGCCACCGTCAGGCCGGGGAAGAGGGCGGCGTCCTGAAAGCTGCGCGCCAGGCCGAAGCTCGAGCGGAACTCCGCCGACAGGCCGACCATCTCCGTCCCCGCGATGCGGACCGATCCGGAGTCGGGCTGGACGATTCCCGAGATGACGTTCATCAGCGTGGTCTTGCCTGCCCCGTTGGGGCCGATGAGACCGACGATCTCTCCCCGGTGGACCTTGATCGAGGCGCCGTCGAGAGCCTTCACGCCGCCGAAGCGCAGCCGGGCCTCCCCGACGTCGAGCGCCACGGCCACGTCGGTGGCCCGCTCGCTGGCCGCCGCCGCCGCCAAGCGGGCCAGGAACACCTCCCACGCCCGTTGCGCCGCTCCGGCTATGCCCGTCGGGTACGCCAGGAGGACGCCGACCAGTCCCAGACCGCCGAGCGCCAGCTGGAACCCGATCTGGTGCCCGAAGTTCCCGAACAGGCCCGACAGATAGGGGGAGACGAAGTACGTCGGTATGTACAGAGCCGCCGCTCCCGCCACTGCGCCGCCCACCGAACCGAGACCGCCGATCACCGGTACGGCAAGGATGGCCAGGGAGAGATCGGGGGGGAACTGGTCCAGCGACACTCCCCGCCAGGCGTCCGCCCACAGCACGCCGGCTACTGCCGCGACCGATCCCGAGAACGCCAGGATGCCGAGCTTGACGGTGGCGGGCGTGATTCCGAAGGTGCTGGCGGCGCGCTCGTTGTCGCGCACGGCGATCACCAGGCGTCCCGGCTCCGAGTTCCGCAGCGCCCGGGCCAGCACCATGACCACCGCCAGGGTGACGAGGGCCAGGTAGTACATCGACAGCTGTGAGGCCGGGTGCCCGAGGCCGCGCGCCAGCCCCAGGGCCTTGACCTGCAGCCCGAACGACCCGGGCGCTCCGAACCAGCTCTGACGGAACAGCCAGTCCGGCGCCACGACGGCCAGGCCCAGGGTGGTGACCGCGAGCGTGAGGCCCCGGACGCGTAGCGCCGGCAGCCCCACCACGATCATGACGACGGCGCCGACCAGGCCGGCAGCCAGCATGAGCAGGGGCAGCGACCACCCGTGGGCCGCCAGCCGCCCGGTCACGAACGCCCCGGCGCCCACCAGGGCGAAGTGGCCCAAGCTGACCTGGCCCGCCCAGCCCACGACCATGGTGATGGCCACGCCCACGAGGGCGAACACCACGACCTGCGACAGCTCGAAGCGGTGGGCCTCGGCGCGGAAGAAGGGGGCAAGCGGGAGGAGCACGGCCAGCACCGCGGCAGCGCCGGCCAGCCACCGGGGCTGGTGGCGCACAACGGCGCGCTCTCGCACGACGACGGGAACCCGGGTGCGGGGACGGTCCTCGATCGGCGCAGCGCTGCTGAAGGCCCCGGCGATGGTTCGACCGCGGACGAGGACGATGGCCACGATCACTACGAGCACGACCAGCTCGGCGGTTCCCCCGTTGTTGGTCTGGGCCAGCGTGAGCTGCTCGGCCACTCCGATGAGCACGCCCCCGGCCAGGGCCCCGGAGATCGACACGAACCCCCCGAAGGCCGCGGCGCCGAGTGACAGCAGGAGCAGGTCGGGCCCGAGGGTCGCGGCATTGAAGCTGCCCTCCGACGGGGCCTCCAGGATGGCGGTGATGGCAGCCAGGGCCCCGGCTATGGCCCAGGTGACCGTGCTCATCCGTGCCGTCGAGATGCCGCACAGCCGGGCCACGTCGGGGTTGCTGGCGGCGCCGCGGATCATCTTCCCGACGATCGAGTAGCGGAGGAACAAGGCCAGGGCGGCCACGAGCACCGGGACGAGGATCAGGATGAGCACGTACTGGCCCCCGAGCACCACGCCACCGATGCGGACGTGGCTCTCGAACGGGACGGGGTAGCCCCGGGCGTCGAGGCGGTCCTGGTTGGGGCTGAGGGCGGGGATGTAGGTGAGGGCCAGGAGGAGCTGGCTGACCCCGACCGTCAGCAGGAGCAGGGGGACCGCCGACGCCGTCTTGGCGCGGACCCGGCTGATGATCGCCCGGTCGACGAGCACACCGGTCAGCATTCCGACGGCCACGCAGACCAGGGCGGCCGGCCACCAGCTCCAGCCCCAATCGAGGACGAACTTGGCCAGGATCAGCGCCGGTACCGCGCCGAGCTGGGCGTGAGCCAGGTTGATGAACCGGTTGGACCGGTACACCAGAACCAGCCCGACGGCCAGCAGGCCGACGATCAGACCGTTCAGTACCCCGAGCACCAGAGCTCCCGAGGTCACGCTTGGCCCACCCTTCCCCCTCCCAGTCGGCGGCGGTCGACATGGTATGGTTAGCTAACGTCGTTGTCAAAGCTGACGTAGTTATCTATCTAGGTTCTCGATCCGGTCCGACCGCTCGGCGGTCGAGGGGGGCAGTGCCGTGGGGGCAGGCGGAGCAGTGGCAAGTGGTCGGGCGGGAGGTGCCGCCGCCGATCGCGACGGCCCTGTCCGGCCGCGCCCCCCGGGCGGGTCGGGGCCACTGTTCGCCGTGGCCCGGCCCCCGAAAACCTCCGAGGTGGTCGCGGGGGAGATCCGCCGGCGCATCATCCGGGGGGAACTGCGGGAAGGGGACGTCCTCCCGGTCGAGGTGGAGCTGTGCGAGACCTTCGGTGTGTCGAAGCCGACGCTCCGGGAGGCGTTCCGGATCCTCGAGTCCGAGGCCCTGATCTCGATTCGCCAAGGGGACCGCCGCGGTCCCACGGTCCACGAACCTACGACCAGGACCGCCAGCCGCTACGTCGGCGTTCTCCTCCAACACCGGGGGACGTCGATCCGGGACGTCGACGTGGCCTTCGAGATGATCCTGCCGGTGGCGGCCGCCCGGCTCGCCGCCCGCCACGGTGCCGGGGAGATGACCCGCCTGCGGGCCCACGTTGACGACCTGGCCGCGGCTTGGGATGACTTTCCCCGCTTCCTCGAGCTCCTGGCCGGCTTCAACTACCTGTTGCTCGACCTGACGGGCAACACGACCATCGCCATCCTGGGCCGGCTCCTATCGGACATCGTCACCCTCCATATCACGGCCATGGCCGAGGAGTGGGGAGGCCGGAGGCGGGAGTCGTTCGTCGAAGGCGGGATCAGCGGCTGCCGGCAGCTCGTGGATCTGATCGACGCCGGTGACGCCGCAGGGGCGGAGCTGTTCTGGACAGCCCAGCTCGAGCGGGCCGACCGGTTGGCGCTGCAGCTCGAGGGCGGAGACCACCTGTTGGACATGTTGAGATGAGCGGCCGAGGGCCGGAGGGGAGAGGTAGATGAAGGTTTCTGTTCTGTTCCCGGAGAGCCGGGACGTGCGGCAGGTGATCGAGTTGGCGCAGTTGTCCGAGGAGGCAGGCCTGCACGGCATGTTCCTCGGCGCTGCCTTCGGATTCGACACGATGATGGCGCTGTCCGCCGCTGGACCGCACACCAGCCGGATCCTGCTCGGCACCGCGGTCGTGCCGACCTGGCCCCGCCACCCGCTCGTGGCCGCCCAGCAGGCTGCCACCGCCAACTCGCTATGCGGTGGGCGGTTCCGGCTGGGGATGGGTCCGAGCCACCGGCCGGTCATGAAGATGTACGGCGTCGACTACGACAGGCCGATCCGTCACGTGCGCGAGTACATCTCGATAGTCAAGGCCCTCCTCACGGAGGGCAAGGTCGACTTCGACGGTGAGCTGTTCCGCGTGAAGGCCTTCCTGGACGTGGAAGGGGGAGGTCACCCTCCGGTGCTCGTCGCCGCGCTCCACGAGCAGCTGTGCCGCACGGCCGGCGCCCTGGCTGACGGAGTGCTGCCCTGGCTCGCTCCTCCCTCCTACGTGGCGGAGGTCGTCGTGCCCCAGGTGGCCAAGGGGGCGGCCGACGCCGGACGTCCCGCGCCTCCGGTGATCGCCGAGATACCGGTCATCTTGTCGACCGACGTCGAGGAGGTACGCGGCATCGTGCGGCGCGAGCTCGGCATGTACCTGTACATGCCCTTCTACACCGACGTGATGGCTCGGGCCGGCATCCCCGACGCGGAGGGAGCGGCGCGCAGTGGATGGACCGACGCCATGATCGACGCCCTGATTCCCTGGGGTGACGAGCAGGCGGTTGAGAAGACGGTCCAGAGCTACCTCGACGCCGGGGCACAGGAGGTCGTGCTGTCCCCCTTCGGCCGGGACAACGCCACCATGGTCCGGGTCCTGGGGGACGTGGCCCGGGCCTGAGCCGGGGGCCATCCGCCGGGTTCAGTCGATGATCTCGACGACGGCGCGCGACCCGTAGTTGTCGAGGAAGAACCGGGCGCCGTTCTCTAGCTGCCCCCGCCAGAAGGTCTCGGCCTGGCCGGCGTGCTCGGCCCGGATCAGCTCCACGAGGTGCCGCATGCCCTCGATGGCGGAGCGGGGGTCGCGCGCTTTGGCGGGGTTGAGGCGCCAGTCCCGCGCCGCCAGGTCGATGTGGAACTTGAGGATGTCCTCGATCATGCCCACGAGGAGCTGCACGGCGCGGTTGTCGGCCAGCTCGAGCAGCACAGCGTTGAACTCGGCGGCCCGCTCGATGAAGGTGGCCGGGTCGGCCCCCAGGGCCTCGAGCCCGGCCACGACCCCGGCCAGTCGTTCGACCCCGGCCTGGTTCCCCGTGCGCGCCGCCGCTCCGGCGGCGGGAGCGATGAGATTCACGGTCACGTCCCAAACCTCGGCCAGCGTGACACCCGCAACCTGGAACAGAAGTCCGGTGTGACGGGCTGCCACGCGGCGACTGGGACGGTGGACGGTGGCGCCTGTACGCGTCCCCCGGGGCAGGTCGATGAGCGACTCCGACTCGAGGATCCGCAGCGCCTCGCGCAGGATCGGCCGGGAGACGCCGAACCGCTCGAGCAGCTGTCCTTCGGAAGGGAGCGAGTCCCCCTCCTTCAGCTCTCCCCGGACGATGCTGCGCCGGATGGCGTGAGCTACGACCTCGGCGGTCTTGGGGACCCGTACGGGGCCGTCGCCGACGGAGAGCATGGCTGCCGCGGAGGTTAGCTACCGTCGCCAGGCGCGAAGGCCTTCTGGATCACCGCCGGGTTGTAGTACTCCTGCCAGCGCGCCACCTTCCCGCCCTCGAACCAGAACAGGCCGACGTAATCCTGGGGGAACGGCCGCCCGGACCGGGTCTCGGCGTCGGCGTGATAGCGGGCCACGAGGGCGTCGGCGCCCTCCAGGGGGAAGCACTCGTCGATCACCATCCGCTTGTGGTTGAACGCCCGGTCGGCGCCGCGCATGGCGGCCAGGTACTCGGAGCGGCTGCGCACGGCACGGGGCGCTCCGGGCGGGGCAAAGGGCGTCTCGAGCAGCAGGTCGGCGTGCAGCAGGTCGGTCTGGGCGTCGTAGTCCCGGTCCGATATGGCTGCCATCAGCGAGGTAAGGAGCTGTCGGGTGTCCTGGAACGGGTCCGGCTCGGCCATGAACCAGCAGGTTAACTAGGTTACCTAGCTGGCGCCACCGGGCCAGAGTCCGGAGGATTCGACCGGGTCCGACGGTTTGTGCCAGCGAGGCCGCTGACGAGCTGCGCAACTAAGCCTCTACCAGGTCAGAAGCTTCGCGGATCCGGTTCGTAGTCCCACCTCTCTCAAAGTGGCGACACGGGTTCGAATCCGTTGGGGCTGCAGCCAGCCAGCGACTCCCTGCTGAAGGGGGTGGTGTCGCACGAGGAGTGGCCGCACCTGGACGAGGTGGGGACGCTCCGCCCTCCGCAGCAATTGACCCCGCAAGTCCCTGACGTCCGATCTGGAACGCCGCCCCGGGTGTCCACCTCGGTGCGAGGACGTTCAGAGTCCCTTGCGGACGGTCCGCTCAAGGATCCCCAGCGTGGCGCGGAGGGCCGACTCGGGCACGATCGGGAACCGTTCTTTGAGGTCGCCCGTCACCTTCGACCAGTCGTAATAGGCCGTGACGTTGGTAACCCCATCTCCGCCCGGCTCCAAGCGGTACCCGTAGAAGTGCGGGAAGGGGACATCCGGTCCGAGGTTCCACGCGATCTCTCTGTCGCGCTCGAAGGTGATGATGTGGACGGTCACATCGTATCTGCCAAGTGGGAAGTCGTTGAGCGACTCCCGGTCCATGTGGATCACGAAGGTGTCGCCTACCTTCTCGGCCGACGCACCGGTGAAGTCCTGAAGCATTCCGGAGGCGTCAATGGCGACATGGCCGGCCGGACTGCGCAGTATGTCGAAGATCGCCGAGGGCGACGCCGGGATGGGCCGGGTCACCTCGAGGCGGTCGGTAAGGAAGACGGTATCGGGCAACGTCTGACTCCTCGTGAAGGGTCATGCGGCGGCCAACTCCGTCGCATCAGACGCCGAGTATCGCGCGCCCGGTTCCGGGGCCGAATGCCAACCAGATGGACAAGGGTGCGACCGGCGCCATCCGTTCTATCGGGACGGCCCCGAACCTGCGCCGATCGTCAGGCCGGTCACGGCCTCGGCCGCTCGGAGGGTGTCGCGACCGAGGGGCTCCAGCTGTATCCGGGTGCAGAGCAGTCCGGTCGACAGCCGTTCCACCACTCCCCATTCCCAGATCGCCACGGGATCGAGCCCGGTGCGGGTGGCCAGCCAACCGGCCCGGTCGAGGGGATTGCCGGCGACCAACTCGACCGGGTCCCCCCGCATGAGGACGCCCAGGTCGTACTCGGCCTCTGCCAGGAGTCCGTCTGGATCGACCAGCTTGAACCCGTCCCCGCTCTGCAGGGCATTCAATTGGTGCACGTCGCCGTGCACCAGCACGGAGCGCTCGTCACGGTGGGCCTGCTCCCGCCGCCGGGCGCAGTCGAGCCCGTGGCCGACGGCCTTCGCGGAGCAGGGACGGTCGACCTCCTCCCACGATTGCATGATGAAGTCGGCCAGCCACCGGGCCTTGTCGGCCCCCGTGGGCAGCCCGCAGTCCGGCGCCGGACGCCACACGCGTTGCGCGGTGGCGCACAGGACCTCGAGGCGGCGGCCGAGTGGCAGGCCGAGTGCGTACAAG encodes:
- a CDS encoding aminoglycoside phosphotransferase family protein, which encodes MIEVSAVVANKARAAGAEDWLERLPGLVSSLEADWSIAVGRPYEGGTEAFVAEATRADGTPAVLKVLIRGLGNDPSNEATVLRLADGDGCPGLYRFDADRGALLMERLGRPLYALGLPLGRRLEVLCATAQRVWRPAPDCGLPTGADKARWLADFIMQSWEEVDRPCSAKAVGHGLDCARRREQAHRDERSVLVHGDVHQLNALQSGDGFKLVDPDGLLAEAEYDLGVLMRGDPVELVAGNPLDRAGWLATRTGLDPVAIWEWGVVERLSTGLLCTRIQLEPLGRDTLRAAEAVTGLTIGAGSGPSR
- a CDS encoding TIGR03564 family F420-dependent LLM class oxidoreductase, which encodes MKVSVLFPESRDVRQVIELAQLSEEAGLHGMFLGAAFGFDTMMALSAAGPHTSRILLGTAVVPTWPRHPLVAAQQAATANSLCGGRFRLGMGPSHRPVMKMYGVDYDRPIRHVREYISIVKALLTEGKVDFDGELFRVKAFLDVEGGGHPPVLVAALHEQLCRTAGALADGVLPWLAPPSYVAEVVVPQVAKGAADAGRPAPPVIAEIPVILSTDVEEVRGIVRRELGMYLYMPFYTDVMARAGIPDAEGAARSGWTDAMIDALIPWGDEQAVEKTVQSYLDAGAQEVVLSPFGRDNATMVRVLGDVARA
- a CDS encoding GntR family transcriptional regulator translates to MARPPKTSEVVAGEIRRRIIRGELREGDVLPVEVELCETFGVSKPTLREAFRILESEALISIRQGDRRGPTVHEPTTRTASRYVGVLLQHRGTSIRDVDVAFEMILPVAAARLAARHGAGEMTRLRAHVDDLAAAWDDFPRFLELLAGFNYLLLDLTGNTTIAILGRLLSDIVTLHITAMAEEWGGRRRESFVEGGISGCRQLVDLIDAGDAAGAELFWTAQLERADRLALQLEGGDHLLDMLR
- a CDS encoding GntR family transcriptional regulator codes for the protein MLSVGDGPVRVPKTAEVVAHAIRRSIVRGELKEGDSLPSEGQLLERFGVSRPILREALRILESESLIDLPRGTRTGATVHRPSRRVAARHTGLLFQVAGVTLAEVWDVTVNLIAPAAGAAARTGNQAGVERLAGVVAGLEALGADPATFIERAAEFNAVLLELADNRAVQLLVGMIEDILKFHIDLAARDWRLNPAKARDPRSAIEGMRHLVELIRAEHAGQAETFWRGQLENGARFFLDNYGSRAVVEIID
- a CDS encoding nuclear transport factor 2 family protein; amino-acid sequence: MAEPDPFQDTRQLLTSLMAAISDRDYDAQTDLLHADLLLETPFAPPGAPRAVRSRSEYLAAMRGADRAFNHKRMVIDECFPLEGADALVARYHADAETRSGRPFPQDYVGLFWFEGGKVARWQEYYNPAVIQKAFAPGDGS
- a CDS encoding ATP-binding cassette domain-containing protein codes for the protein MTSGALVLGVLNGLIVGLLAVGLVLVYRSNRFINLAHAQLGAVPALILAKFVLDWGWSWWPAALVCVAVGMLTGVLVDRAIISRVRAKTASAVPLLLLTVGVSQLLLALTYIPALSPNQDRLDARGYPVPFESHVRIGGVVLGGQYVLILILVPVLVAALALFLRYSIVGKMIRGAASNPDVARLCGISTARMSTVTWAIAGALAAITAILEAPSEGSFNAATLGPDLLLLSLGAAAFGGFVSISGALAGGVLIGVAEQLTLAQTNNGGTAELVVLVVIVAIVLVRGRTIAGAFSSAAPIEDRPRTRVPVVVRERAVVRHQPRWLAGAAAVLAVLLPLAPFFRAEAHRFELSQVVVFALVGVAITMVVGWAGQVSLGHFALVGAGAFVTGRLAAHGWSLPLLMLAAGLVGAVVMIVVGLPALRVRGLTLAVTTLGLAVVAPDWLFRQSWFGAPGSFGLQVKALGLARGLGHPASQLSMYYLALVTLAVVMVLARALRNSEPGRLVIAVRDNERAASTFGITPATVKLGILAFSGSVAAVAGVLWADAWRGVSLDQFPPDLSLAILAVPVIGGLGSVGGAVAGAAALYIPTYFVSPYLSGLFGNFGHQIGFQLALGGLGLVGVLLAYPTGIAGAAQRAWEVFLARLAAAAASERATDVAVALDVGEARLRFGGVKALDGASIKVHRGEIVGLIGPNGAGKTTLMNVISGIVQPDSGSVRIAGTEMVGLSAEFRSSFGLARSFQDAALFPGLTVAETVQLALASKNRVGFISAAVRAPWVRRTEALTRTEAGAVLTRLGLDGYRDALTSELSTGTRRICDLAAQVASGPKLLLLDEPTAGVAQREAEAFGPLVRRIQDELDCAILIVEHDMPLLMSLCDRVYAMESGAVIAEGTPDEVRSDAKVIASYLGTDEAAIHRSGRAGGPRRNGKAAATRRSTAPRAPAKRAALGRQT